From the genome of Candidatus Eisenbacteria bacterium, one region includes:
- a CDS encoding choice-of-anchor D domain-containing protein has product MTLSSREKILLIGVAAILIGAGLDGATDGFAFLGPAGGFDSAGGLLTAGGQRGFAVAGIAAAGSASSDEYTHLNGFLALYGRPLLVVGAEALDFGGVDTGDSASLDVELANGGGMPLFLSSIGPASGGNSSFRVEWPAAPVVIEPGASQTLRVLYRASAAAVDRDTIHVETNDPFVGVWKLPLLGFGVEPGVPVIAVDADALRFGAVPEDSSAVLSFTVRNTGGQELLVGPITAGGPPYTVEPDSFALSPSGSMAVEVTFAPAGAGIHVDTLLIPSNDPSRTEPYPVLLRGATPADMRLLSPAGGSFLFSAVLNGPAPPDRTIVVRNAGGDTLRWKADVSDIAPWLSASPDSGWTPPGDTARVTVSAAPAGLTTGLYSGVVLVQNRNRPILDLISVTTSFLVQPFTVDVSHDPETASPGTEVTVTAEAGVTVDSGRVYWRFGGEEDFRSSGMNRGLGGKLTAVLSDQIPGIRGIEYWVSVHGAAGEVRVHDPEIGLPARIDVWIEDELAPDLTGGRHQMISVPLFTGSASGWEVFPDDLGEHDPARWRLGRYRTDAGDYAEYPGDLGAPIDAGYGFWLITAEDRKVDVDGFAVYPSEEDSCFSVLLEGGSGGGWNQIGDPFAYAVSLSDCMIRADGDHRYSLTEAAQLGLIEDAFHDWRYDQGGTGGYVEADHLEPWRGYFVNNTSGYDLELLVPARESVPSLSKNYALSSLGEGGWIARFRARAGGRAGQEITLGARSGARPGRDRWDRSTPPRPDDSGPGLFAGGTMRADWRPPSTRVERWTIRVAAGGDEEVLLSAALPVPPPAGCGLVLIDPVAGAALPVEDGTVYRYVSRPGETERILEAVCGPAGALAAEGISPGEPEALFRLAAPRPNPFLRGTALRFSIPRNGNVDMRIYNLSGRLVRTLIDRTEEAGEHVVDWDGKDDRGRRCAPGIYFLRLNHDGERSATARLVLFR; this is encoded by the coding sequence ATGACCCTTTCCAGCCGGGAAAAGATCCTCCTCATCGGAGTCGCGGCGATTCTGATCGGCGCCGGCCTGGACGGCGCGACGGATGGATTCGCCTTCCTGGGGCCGGCGGGCGGGTTCGACTCCGCGGGAGGCCTCCTTACGGCGGGCGGACAGCGGGGATTCGCCGTCGCCGGAATCGCGGCGGCGGGGTCCGCTTCATCCGACGAATACACGCATTTAAACGGTTTTCTGGCGCTCTACGGCCGGCCGCTCCTGGTCGTCGGCGCGGAGGCGCTCGATTTCGGCGGCGTCGACACGGGCGACTCCGCGAGCCTCGATGTGGAACTCGCGAACGGCGGCGGTATGCCCCTGTTTCTCTCCTCGATCGGACCCGCTTCCGGCGGTAACTCCTCCTTCCGGGTCGAGTGGCCCGCCGCGCCCGTGGTGATCGAGCCCGGCGCTTCACAGACCCTGCGGGTTCTGTACCGGGCCTCCGCCGCGGCGGTGGATCGGGATACTATTCATGTAGAAACGAACGACCCCTTCGTCGGTGTCTGGAAGCTCCCGCTCCTCGGTTTCGGCGTGGAACCGGGCGTCCCGGTCATCGCCGTGGACGCCGACGCGCTCCGTTTCGGCGCCGTGCCGGAGGACTCCTCGGCGGTTCTCTCCTTCACGGTCCGCAACACAGGCGGCCAGGAGCTTCTCGTCGGGCCGATCACCGCCGGCGGACCGCCCTATACGGTCGAACCGGACAGTTTCGCCTTGAGCCCCTCCGGATCGATGGCGGTGGAGGTGACCTTCGCGCCGGCCGGGGCGGGGATCCATGTCGATACGCTTCTTATCCCTTCGAACGATCCGTCCCGGACGGAGCCCTACCCGGTTCTCCTTCGGGGGGCGACGCCGGCGGACATGCGCCTCCTCTCGCCGGCGGGCGGCTCCTTCCTCTTCAGCGCCGTGCTGAACGGGCCCGCCCCGCCGGACCGGACCATCGTCGTCCGGAACGCCGGGGGAGACACGCTCCGCTGGAAAGCGGATGTCTCCGACATCGCACCCTGGCTCTCCGCGTCGCCAGACTCCGGGTGGACGCCGCCGGGGGACACGGCCCGGGTGACCGTATCCGCCGCGCCGGCGGGGCTGACGACCGGCCTGTATTCGGGGGTGGTGCTGGTGCAGAACCGCAATCGCCCCATCCTCGACCTGATCTCCGTCACCACGAGCTTCCTCGTTCAACCGTTCACGGTCGACGTGAGCCATGACCCGGAGACGGCCTCGCCCGGAACGGAGGTGACCGTCACCGCCGAGGCGGGAGTCACCGTCGACTCGGGGCGTGTCTATTGGCGGTTCGGAGGCGAAGAGGACTTCCGGTCCTCCGGGATGAACCGAGGCCTCGGCGGCAAGCTCACGGCGGTCCTCTCCGACCAGATCCCCGGCATTCGCGGGATCGAGTACTGGGTGTCGGTCCACGGCGCCGCCGGCGAGGTGCGTGTACACGATCCGGAGATCGGGCTTCCGGCGCGGATCGACGTGTGGATAGAGGACGAACTCGCCCCCGACCTGACCGGCGGCCGCCACCAGATGATCTCCGTGCCGCTCTTCACCGGCTCCGCCTCCGGGTGGGAGGTCTTCCCCGACGACCTGGGGGAACACGATCCGGCCCGCTGGAGGCTCGGCCGTTACCGGACCGACGCGGGGGACTACGCGGAGTACCCCGGTGACCTCGGCGCGCCGATCGACGCCGGCTACGGATTCTGGCTGATCACGGCGGAGGACCGGAAAGTGGACGTGGACGGCTTCGCCGTCTACCCCTCCGAGGAGGACAGCTGTTTCTCCGTTCTTCTCGAAGGGGGGAGCGGCGGCGGATGGAACCAGATCGGCGATCCTTTCGCCTACGCCGTCTCCCTGTCGGATTGCATGATCCGGGCCGACGGGGATCATCGCTATTCACTCACTGAAGCGGCCCAGCTCGGCCTGATCGAGGACGCCTTCCATGACTGGCGCTACGACCAAGGGGGGACGGGTGGTTACGTGGAGGCGGACCACCTGGAGCCGTGGCGCGGTTACTTCGTGAACAACACGTCGGGTTACGATCTGGAGCTTCTCGTTCCGGCGCGCGAGTCGGTTCCGTCGTTGTCGAAAAACTACGCGCTCTCTTCCCTCGGCGAGGGGGGATGGATAGCCCGCTTCCGCGCACGCGCGGGCGGGCGCGCCGGCCAGGAGATCACCCTCGGCGCGCGGAGCGGCGCGCGGCCCGGGAGGGACCGATGGGACCGCTCCACGCCGCCGCGGCCGGACGACTCCGGCCCCGGCCTCTTCGCCGGCGGGACCATGCGCGCCGACTGGAGGCCCCCATCGACGCGCGTCGAGCGTTGGACGATCCGCGTCGCCGCCGGAGGGGACGAGGAGGTCCTTCTCTCCGCGGCGCTCCCCGTTCCGCCGCCGGCCGGGTGCGGGCTGGTCCTGATCGATCCGGTCGCCGGCGCGGCGTTGCCGGTGGAGGACGGAACGGTCTACCGCTACGTCTCCCGGCCGGGGGAGACGGAGCGAATCCTCGAGGCGGTCTGCGGACCCGCCGGGGCGCTCGCCGCCGAGGGGATCTCCCCCGGCGAGCCCGAAGCGCTCTTCCGCCTCGCCGCGCCCCGGCCCAATCCGTTCCTGCGGGGGACGGCGCTGCGGTTCTCCATACCACGGAACGGAAACGTTGATATGCGAATTTATAACCTGAGCGGCCGCCTGGTCCGGACCCTGATCGACCGGACCGAGGAGGCGGGCGAGCATGTGGTGGATTGGGACGGGAAGGATGATCGGGGCCGTCGCTGCGCGCCCGGGATCTACTTCCTCCGATTGAACCACGACGGCGAACGCTCCGCGACCGCCCGTTTGGTCTTGTTCCGGTAG
- a CDS encoding PEGA domain-containing protein — protein MREKTALRRRKTPLRRTMDAARILGWIVLAAVLTFCVARAARGETPAPDPLEVCVDLYWEGRFDEAIDRLGTLTETLTGAERLRAYEFLARSLVRTGAREAAGEAFKTILRADPEWRPDRQMLAEPEWSAFEDVLEEFRNENLGGLNVRTEPSRAQIYFDGETQAGLTPFTLERLPAGEHAIRLEKDGYIPFDTTLVVIAAETSMLEVEMEAAAEGDGAPVPFWKNRWVRVTGGVLGAGLLIALLGGGGGDGDGDGDGAATLPDFPEPPGR, from the coding sequence ATGCGGGAAAAAACGGCCCTCCGGCGGCGGAAGACGCCTCTCCGGCGCACCATGGACGCGGCCCGGATTCTCGGGTGGATCGTCCTCGCGGCGGTGCTTACTTTCTGCGTCGCCCGCGCCGCCCGCGGGGAGACGCCCGCGCCGGATCCTCTCGAGGTTTGCGTCGATCTTTATTGGGAGGGGCGCTTCGACGAGGCGATCGACCGGCTCGGGACGCTCACCGAAACGCTCACCGGCGCCGAACGCCTGCGGGCCTACGAGTTCCTCGCCCGTTCGCTGGTGCGGACCGGCGCGCGGGAAGCCGCGGGCGAGGCGTTCAAGACGATCCTCCGCGCCGATCCGGAGTGGCGGCCGGACCGGCAGATGTTGGCCGAGCCGGAGTGGAGCGCCTTCGAGGATGTGCTCGAGGAATTCCGTAACGAGAACCTGGGCGGACTGAACGTCCGGACCGAACCGTCGCGGGCGCAGATCTATTTCGACGGCGAAACGCAGGCGGGGCTTACCCCCTTCACTCTGGAGCGGCTCCCCGCCGGGGAGCACGCGATTCGTCTGGAGAAAGACGGCTACATACCGTTCGATACCACCCTCGTCGTGATCGCCGCCGAGACTTCCATGCTCGAGGTGGAGATGGAGGCCGCCGCCGAAGGGGACGGGGCGCCCGTCCCGTTCTGGAAAAACCGTTGGGTGCGGGTCACCGGCGGCGTGCTCGGCGCGGGCCTTCTCATCGCCCTCTTGGGCGGCGGGGGCGGCGATGGCGACGGCGACGGCGACGGCGCCGCCACTCTTCCCGATTTCCCCGAGCCTCCCGGCCGGTAA
- a CDS encoding pyridoxal-phosphate dependent enzyme, whose product MKEPTIREIREAQDRIRPHTHRTPLLTCAALDREGGARFYFKCENFQKVGAFKARGATNAVFLLGAEEATRGVATHSSGNHAAALALAARSRGVPAYVVMPRTSPRVKVEAVRGYGAEIVFCEPNLEARERGLAEVVARTGAAFIHPYDDPRVIAGQGTAAAEMIEDGPEPMDAVIAPVGGGGLLSGTALAFAALSPRTAVIGAEPKGADDAYRSLREGKILPSVEPRTVADGLLTSLGRHTFPILRRLVREIVTVEEETILRAMRLVWTRMKIVIEPSAAVAFAAALERPDLFVARSVGVIFSGGNVDPDRLPEMGFGGAD is encoded by the coding sequence ATGAAAGAACCGACCATTCGCGAGATCCGTGAGGCGCAGGATCGCATACGTCCTCACACGCACCGCACGCCCCTCCTGACCTGTGCCGCCCTGGATCGCGAGGGGGGCGCCCGTTTTTACTTCAAGTGTGAAAACTTTCAAAAGGTCGGCGCCTTCAAGGCGCGGGGAGCGACGAACGCCGTTTTCCTGCTCGGCGCGGAGGAGGCGACCCGGGGCGTGGCGACGCATTCCTCGGGAAACCATGCGGCGGCGCTCGCCCTGGCCGCTCGGAGCCGCGGCGTCCCCGCCTATGTGGTGATGCCCCGCACCTCGCCGCGCGTGAAAGTGGAGGCGGTGCGGGGCTACGGCGCGGAGATCGTTTTCTGCGAGCCGAACCTGGAGGCGCGGGAGCGCGGCCTCGCCGAGGTGGTCGCGCGGACCGGCGCCGCCTTTATCCACCCCTACGACGACCCGCGGGTGATCGCCGGCCAGGGGACGGCGGCGGCGGAGATGATCGAGGACGGACCGGAACCGATGGACGCGGTGATCGCGCCGGTCGGCGGCGGCGGTCTTCTCTCGGGCACGGCGCTCGCCTTCGCCGCCCTCTCGCCGCGCACGGCGGTGATCGGCGCCGAGCCGAAGGGGGCGGACGACGCGTACCGATCGCTCCGGGAGGGGAAGATCCTCCCCTCCGTCGAGCCGCGCACCGTGGCGGACGGTCTGCTCACGTCCCTCGGACGGCACACCTTTCCGATCCTGCGGAGGCTCGTGCGTGAGATCGTAACCGTTGAAGAAGAAACGATCCTTCGGGCCATGCGGCTCGTCTGGACGCGCATGAAGATCGTCATCGAGCCGTCGGCTGCGGTCGCCTTCGCCGCGGCGCTGGAACGACCGGATCTCTTCGTGGCGCGGTCCGTGGGCGTGATCTTCTCGGGCGGGAACGTGGATCCGGACCGTCTTCCGGAGATGGGCTTCGGCGGCGCGGACTGA
- a CDS encoding protein kinase — MNGDFGKYEILEKIGVGGMATVYTAVQKSLGRRVVLKVMHGHLQEDPTFVARFEREAKSAAMLRHENIVQVIDYGREEGIGFIAMELVEGVDLKKWLESHGPPPIEVGAYLLYDLCAGLEHAHAHHIVHRDLKPANIMLSPTGVPKIADFGLARMTQESTVLTIHDAMIGTVPYMSPESATGDTVDERSDIFSLGIVAYELFGGRRPFEGKSSASVIHAILSTDPPALDKLNPSIPSDLKDVVSRMLEKDRDRRYGDAGEARRAMEPVIDRLGVTRGRDLLARYFDEPSLIRRNLREKRSRNGDAETIRTPSSPFPATRRRGGLLGKAGVAAAGAAAVVALLLVWNQWRGDGGSAVATGPSDGAGTAPPTGERLATTPGEARSFTKQAATDDAVSEPTEETPIGGGPAEQRAADDAPISRKTSGEEVGGATDDGEETETPLPETEKVPAAAPARPEPRAPRETAPPAEARQGTIRIVARPFAVFTIDGVVAGRDLAVLDRAIDPGEHRIRVEHPYYKAREWSSVRVEPGGSAELSHDFQAVHGDAYLTVTTNRIPALVWIDGLPVDLWTPQRDIPVPPGPHRVTVKKEGFAVAEGVVETICREGETAQLAFTLAKP; from the coding sequence ATGAACGGCGACTTCGGCAAGTACGAGATCCTCGAAAAAATCGGCGTCGGCGGCATGGCCACGGTGTACACCGCGGTCCAGAAGTCGCTCGGGCGCCGGGTGGTTCTCAAGGTGATGCACGGCCATCTCCAGGAGGACCCCACCTTCGTGGCCCGCTTCGAGCGGGAGGCGAAGAGCGCCGCCATGCTCCGCCACGAAAACATCGTGCAGGTGATCGATTACGGGCGGGAAGAGGGGATCGGCTTCATCGCCATGGAGCTCGTCGAGGGGGTCGATCTGAAGAAGTGGCTCGAGAGCCACGGCCCGCCGCCGATCGAGGTGGGCGCTTACCTTCTCTACGATCTGTGCGCCGGGCTCGAACACGCCCACGCCCATCACATCGTCCACCGCGACCTCAAGCCGGCGAACATCATGCTGTCGCCGACCGGCGTCCCCAAAATCGCCGACTTCGGCCTCGCCCGGATGACCCAGGAATCGACGGTGCTGACCATTCACGACGCGATGATCGGCACCGTCCCCTACATGTCTCCCGAGAGCGCCACCGGCGACACGGTGGACGAACGGTCCGATATCTTCTCTCTCGGTATCGTCGCCTATGAGCTGTTCGGCGGGCGGCGTCCCTTCGAGGGGAAGAGTTCCGCGAGCGTGATCCACGCGATCCTCTCCACGGATCCGCCGGCGCTGGACAAGCTGAACCCGTCGATACCTTCGGACCTGAAAGATGTTGTCTCGCGCATGCTCGAAAAGGACCGGGACCGCCGCTACGGCGACGCCGGCGAGGCGAGGCGCGCCATGGAGCCGGTGATCGACCGGCTCGGCGTCACCCGCGGCCGGGATCTGCTGGCCCGTTACTTCGACGAGCCCAGCCTGATCCGCCGGAACCTGCGGGAGAAACGATCCCGGAACGGCGACGCGGAAACGATCCGCACGCCCTCCTCGCCTTTTCCCGCGACGCGCCGGCGCGGCGGCCTTCTCGGGAAGGCGGGAGTCGCCGCCGCGGGCGCCGCCGCGGTGGTCGCGCTGCTTCTCGTGTGGAACCAGTGGCGGGGCGACGGCGGGAGCGCGGTCGCCACCGGCCCGAGCGACGGCGCCGGCACCGCCCCGCCGACCGGGGAACGGCTCGCCACGACGCCCGGAGAAGCACGCTCCTTTACGAAACAGGCGGCGACGGACGACGCGGTTTCGGAACCCACGGAAGAGACGCCCATCGGCGGCGGCCCGGCGGAACAGAGGGCGGCGGACGATGCGCCCATCTCACGAAAGACCTCCGGCGAGGAGGTCGGGGGGGCGACCGACGACGGTGAAGAGACCGAAACACCGCTTCCCGAAACGGAGAAGGTCCCGGCGGCGGCGCCCGCACGACCCGAGCCACGCGCCCCCCGTGAAACGGCGCCCCCGGCGGAGGCGCGGCAGGGAACGATCCGGATCGTCGCCCGCCCATTCGCGGTTTTCACCATCGACGGCGTCGTGGCGGGGCGCGACTTGGCCGTTCTCGACCGCGCCATCGATCCGGGCGAACACCGGATCCGCGTGGAACACCCGTACTACAAAGCCCGCGAGTGGTCCTCGGTGCGGGTGGAGCCGGGCGGTTCGGCGGAGCTGTCCCACGATTTTCAGGCGGTCCACGGCGATGCCTACCTCACCGTCACCACCAACCGGATCCCAGCCCTCGTCTGGATCGACGGCCTTCCGGTCGACCTGTGGACGCCTCAACGCGACATCCCGGTTCCTCCGGGGCCGCATCGCGTCACCGTGAAGAAGGAGGGGTTCGCCGTCGCCGAAGGAGTGGTGGAAACGATCTGCCGCGAGGGGGAGACGGCGCAGCTCGCCTTTACGCTCGCCAAGCCCTGA
- a CDS encoding homocysteine S-methyltransferase family protein, whose translation MRALLERLEAGEVLVGDGATGTLLMAEGLEPGACSEAVNLERPELPEKIARLYAEAGADIVLTNTLGGSPLALARHGLEEKTEEIARAAVRAARRGAGEKVYVAASCGPTGLMLQPYGDADPDRISAAFERQIGALADAGIDLVVIETMTDLAEARLAVRAAKKVAPGIPTAATLTFDPTPKGFFTIMGQGIEQVCRGLEEAGADILGSNCGNGLLNMIRIARDFRHHTDRPLLIQSNAGLPVTEEDRLVYSESPAFFGEKTRDLLDAGVSIIGGCCGTTPDHVRAIRRAVDARASSPGA comes from the coding sequence ATGCGGGCCCTTTTGGAGAGACTCGAAGCGGGGGAGGTTCTGGTCGGCGACGGCGCCACCGGCACGCTCCTGATGGCGGAAGGGCTCGAGCCGGGCGCCTGCTCCGAGGCGGTCAACCTGGAGCGGCCGGAGCTGCCCGAGAAGATCGCGCGCCTCTACGCCGAAGCGGGCGCCGACATCGTCCTCACCAACACCCTCGGCGGCTCGCCCCTCGCGCTCGCCCGGCACGGCCTGGAGGAGAAGACCGAGGAGATCGCCCGGGCGGCGGTGCGCGCGGCGAGGCGAGGCGCCGGCGAGAAGGTTTACGTGGCCGCCAGCTGCGGCCCCACCGGCCTGATGCTTCAGCCCTACGGCGACGCCGACCCGGACCGGATCTCCGCCGCCTTCGAGCGGCAGATCGGGGCGCTGGCGGACGCGGGGATCGACCTCGTCGTCATCGAAACGATGACCGATCTCGCCGAGGCGCGGCTGGCGGTGCGGGCGGCCAAGAAGGTCGCCCCCGGCATCCCGACGGCGGCCACCCTTACCTTCGATCCGACGCCGAAGGGTTTCTTCACCATCATGGGCCAGGGGATCGAGCAGGTCTGCCGCGGCCTCGAGGAGGCGGGCGCGGACATCCTCGGCTCCAACTGCGGCAACGGGCTCTTGAACATGATCCGCATCGCCCGCGATTTCCGCCACCACACCGACCGGCCCCTCCTGATCCAGTCCAACGCCGGCCTCCCCGTCACCGAGGAGGACCGCCTCGTCTACTCCGAATCCCCCGCCTTCTTCGGAGAAAAGACCCGGGACCTGCTCGACGCGGGCGTGTCGATCATCGGCGGCTGCTGCGGCACGACGCCGGACCACGTCCGGGCGATCCGGCGGGCGGTGGACGCCCGGGCATCCTCCCCGGGCGCCTAA
- a CDS encoding corrinoid protein, which produces MELLQEIAETLERGEPERVLELTRRAVEDGLPAKEILDEGLIAGMAVVGEKFKRHEIFLPDVLMAAKAMYAGMDELKPLLLSEGAPPRGRVAIGSVKGDLHDIGKNLVGIMLRGAGFDVIDLGNDVSPERFAEAVEREGARVIGMSALLTTTMTNMKKTVDHLEEKGLRGRARVIVGGAPVSEEFARRIGADAYAYDAASAVDRVKLLIESEG; this is translated from the coding sequence ATGGAACTGCTGCAAGAGATCGCGGAAACGCTGGAGCGCGGAGAACCGGAGCGCGTGTTGGAGCTGACCCGGCGCGCCGTCGAGGACGGGCTCCCGGCGAAAGAGATCCTCGACGAAGGCCTGATCGCCGGCATGGCGGTCGTCGGAGAAAAGTTCAAACGTCACGAAATCTTTCTCCCCGACGTGCTGATGGCGGCCAAGGCGATGTACGCCGGCATGGACGAGCTGAAGCCGCTCCTTCTCTCCGAGGGGGCGCCTCCGCGGGGGCGCGTGGCGATCGGCTCGGTGAAGGGAGACCTGCACGACATCGGCAAGAACCTGGTGGGTATCATGCTGCGCGGCGCCGGCTTCGACGTGATCGACCTCGGGAACGACGTGTCTCCGGAGCGCTTCGCCGAGGCGGTGGAGCGGGAAGGGGCGCGCGTGATCGGCATGTCCGCGCTCCTCACCACCACCATGACGAACATGAAGAAGACGGTGGATCATCTCGAGGAGAAGGGGCTCCGCGGGCGCGCCCGCGTGATCGTGGGCGGCGCGCCGGTGTCGGAGGAGTTCGCCCGGCGAATCGGCGCCGACGCCTACGCCTACGACGCGGCGAGCGCCGTGGACCGGGTCAAGCTGCTCATCGAATCGGAGGGGTGA
- a CDS encoding trimethylamine methyltransferase family protein: MRPSVRFLTDELIDRILAEGRDILRELGVEIHNDAALELLAGHGARIDRKTKRAYIPDELVDRAVKSAPSGFRLFDTLGREALDLSGDRVHFTPGSAALNVLDHETGRIRRPDTADYIRYAKLVDGLANIASQSTAFIPADVDENVSDSYRLFLGLLHGVKPVVTGAFTIDAFGVMRDMQVAVRGSAEDLAAEPLTIFSCCPTSPLKWSDVTSQNVMDCARAMIPVEFISMPLSGFMAPVTLVGSLVEHTAETLSGLVLSQLARPGAPVLYGGSPAVFDLRYETTPMGAVETMMIDCAYNEIGKKLGLPTQAYIALSDAKRLDAQAGLETSMGATLAALAGINNVSGPGMLDFESCQSLEKLVVDNEICGMTLRMIRGIEPREDFPARPIFEELLREKHLLISDHTRKHLRDEITFPGPAIDRANRPRWLEEGGRTIRERAHDEVERLVAAWEPPALGDDVRRELVRLMEGEARRAGMDRLPPRDA, from the coding sequence ATGAGGCCGTCCGTCCGTTTTCTCACCGACGAGTTGATCGACCGGATCCTCGCCGAGGGGCGGGACATTCTGCGCGAACTGGGCGTGGAGATCCATAACGACGCCGCCCTCGAACTGCTGGCCGGGCACGGCGCCCGGATCGACCGGAAGACGAAACGCGCCTACATCCCCGACGAGCTGGTGGATCGCGCGGTGAAGTCCGCCCCCTCCGGGTTCCGTCTGTTCGATACTCTCGGCCGGGAGGCGCTCGACCTCTCCGGAGACAGGGTGCACTTCACCCCCGGCTCGGCGGCGCTCAACGTGCTCGACCACGAGACGGGCCGCATCCGCCGTCCCGACACGGCCGACTATATCCGCTACGCGAAACTCGTCGACGGCCTCGCGAACATCGCCTCCCAAAGCACCGCTTTCATCCCGGCGGACGTGGATGAGAACGTGAGCGACAGCTACCGCCTCTTCCTCGGTCTTCTGCACGGCGTGAAACCGGTGGTGACCGGCGCCTTCACCATCGACGCCTTCGGTGTAATGCGCGACATGCAGGTGGCGGTGCGCGGCTCCGCCGAGGATCTGGCCGCCGAACCGCTCACTATTTTCTCCTGCTGCCCCACATCCCCCCTCAAATGGAGCGACGTCACATCCCAGAACGTGATGGACTGCGCCCGCGCGATGATCCCCGTCGAGTTCATCAGCATGCCTCTCTCCGGCTTCATGGCGCCGGTCACGTTGGTCGGCTCGTTGGTGGAGCACACCGCCGAGACCCTCTCCGGGTTGGTGCTTTCCCAACTCGCCCGTCCCGGCGCGCCGGTCCTCTACGGCGGATCGCCGGCGGTCTTCGACCTGCGCTATGAAACCACGCCGATGGGCGCCGTCGAAACAATGATGATCGACTGCGCCTACAACGAGATCGGCAAGAAACTCGGCCTGCCGACCCAGGCCTACATCGCCCTGAGCGACGCCAAGCGCCTCGACGCCCAGGCCGGCCTGGAGACGTCCATGGGCGCGACCCTCGCCGCCCTCGCGGGCATCAACAACGTTTCCGGTCCGGGCATGCTCGACTTCGAGAGTTGCCAGAGCCTGGAAAAACTCGTGGTGGACAATGAGATCTGCGGCATGACGCTCCGCATGATCCGGGGCATCGAACCCCGGGAGGACTTCCCCGCCCGCCCGATCTTCGAGGAGCTGCTCCGGGAGAAGCACCTGCTCATCAGCGACCACACCCGGAAGCACCTGCGCGACGAGATTACGTTCCCGGGGCCGGCGATCGACAGGGCGAACCGTCCCCGCTGGTTGGAAGAGGGGGGACGCACGATCCGGGAGCGCGCCCACGACGAGGTGGAACGCCTGGTCGCCGCCTGGGAGCCGCCGGCGCTGGGCGACGACGTCCGCCGCGAACTGGTTCGCCTGATGGAGGGGGAAGCGCGTCGCGCCGGCATGGACCGCCTGCCGCCGCGGGACGCCTAA